A part of Diprion similis isolate iyDipSimi1 chromosome 12, iyDipSimi1.1, whole genome shotgun sequence genomic DNA contains:
- the LOC124413230 gene encoding tRNA N(3)-methylcytidine methyltransferase METTL6, which produces MEKSDAGQISHVAKRLTADEESRMLEQDSRLVPERKAAQFEKDAKKHWDLFYKRNETRFFKDRHWTTREFEELLGLGVDDGVLLEVGCGVGNLFYPLLEDGLKMRKIYACDLSPRAVDLVKSHKLFDPVKIVPFQADVTQAECFSAIDLPVNVATLIFVLSAIHPEKFKMVAEHVYAVMNTGGTVLFRDYGLYDMAQLRFKPGHKISENFYVRQDGTRSYYFSIEEVRDIFLSAGFQELSCCYVQRRTINVKENINVPRIFVQAKFKRP; this is translated from the exons ATGGAAAAGAGCGACGCTGGGCAGATCAGCCACGTGGCGAAGCGCTTAACGGCCGATGAGGAGAGCCGAATGCTCGAACAGGATTCGCGTTTGGTACCAGAACGGAAAGCTGCGCAATTCGAAAAGGACGCTAAGAAGCACTGGGATTTATTCTACAAGCGAAACGAGACCCGGTTCTTCAAGGATCGTCACTGGACCACGAGGGAGTTCGAGGAACTTCTGGGCCTCGGCGTCGACGACGGCGTTTTGCTCGAAGTTGGCTGCGGCGTCGGGAATTTATTCTACCCGCTGCTCGAAGATGGACTtaaaatgaggaaaatttaCGCCTGCGATCTTTCTCCCAGAGCCGTTGACCTCGTGAAG AGTCACAAATTGTTCGATCCAGTAAAAATAGTTCCCTTTCAAGCGGACGTTACCCAAGCTGAGTGCTTTTCTGCAATCGATCTTCCGGTGAATGTGGCCACCCTGATTTTCGTCTTATCCGCTATCCATCcagagaaatttaaaat GGTTGCTGAACATGTATATGCTGTTATGAATACCGGTGGAACTGTCTTATTTCGAGATTACGGACTTTATGATATGGCACAGCTGAGGTTCAAACCAGGACACAAAATATCCGAGAATTTCTATGTTCGACAAGATGGAACCAG GAGCTACTATTTCTCCATCGAAGAAGTAAGGGACATCTTCCTCTCTGCTGGTTTCCAAGAACTCAGCTGCTGCTACGTACAGAGGCGGACGATAAATGTCAAGGAAAATATCAATGTACCCAGAATATTTGTTCAAGCTAAATTCAAGAGACCGTGA